A DNA window from Chelativorans sp. AA-79 contains the following coding sequences:
- a CDS encoding ABC transporter permease has product MSVEAAGREEASRISPANLMRQPLVVALVLIVLLLALGEVLSPGFASLQQILRLLIVAALLGIVAAGQNLVILGGREGIDLSVGGVVSLSAILAGNAMSGSDAGILPAIFACVAAGALVGTFNGIGVTLLRIPPLVMTLGMLGVLQGLLVVIRQGVPSGRAAPALSEFVTRPFLLGLPGIIWLWVLIGLVMAFLLRRTVFGYRVYAVGSNEQAAMLAGVPVRLIRISLFALSGAFAALAGLCLIGYAGTSFANVGELYMLPSIIAVVLGGTPLSGGKGGYTGTMAGAVLLVILQSILTTINIDESGRQMIFGVTLLILMMFYGRGRAMRA; this is encoded by the coding sequence ATGAGCGTGGAAGCGGCGGGCAGGGAGGAAGCGTCGCGCATTTCGCCGGCGAACTTGATGCGGCAGCCGCTCGTCGTGGCACTGGTGCTGATCGTGCTCCTGCTTGCACTCGGAGAGGTTCTGTCGCCGGGCTTCGCCTCGCTGCAGCAGATCCTGCGTCTTCTGATCGTGGCGGCGCTCCTGGGCATCGTGGCGGCGGGGCAGAATCTCGTGATCCTTGGCGGGCGCGAGGGCATAGACCTTTCCGTGGGCGGCGTCGTCTCGCTGAGCGCGATCCTTGCCGGCAATGCGATGAGCGGCTCGGATGCCGGCATCCTGCCCGCGATCTTCGCCTGTGTTGCGGCAGGCGCGCTCGTCGGCACCTTCAATGGGATCGGCGTGACGCTGCTGCGCATTCCCCCGCTCGTGATGACGCTCGGTATGCTTGGCGTGCTGCAGGGTCTGCTTGTCGTCATCCGCCAGGGCGTGCCGTCGGGGCGGGCCGCACCTGCCTTGTCCGAATTCGTCACCCGGCCGTTTCTGCTCGGGCTGCCGGGCATCATATGGCTCTGGGTGCTGATCGGCCTGGTGATGGCTTTCCTCCTCAGGCGCACCGTCTTCGGCTACCGCGTTTATGCCGTAGGCTCCAACGAGCAGGCCGCCATGCTGGCCGGCGTTCCGGTGCGGCTCATCCGCATCTCGCTCTTTGCCCTTTCGGGCGCCTTCGCGGCTCTGGCCGGGCTCTGCCTGATCGGCTATGCGGGCACCTCCTTCGCCAATGTGGGAGAGCTCTACATGCTGCCCTCCATCATCGCCGTGGTACTGGGCGGTACGCCCCTTTCCGGCGGCAAGGGCGGCTATACGGGCACGATGGCGGGCGCCGTGCTGCTCGTCATCCTCCAAAGCATCCTCACCACCATCAACATCGACGAATCAGGGCGCCAGATGATCTTCGGCGTCACGCTTCTTATCCTCATGATGTTCTATGGTCGCGGGCGGGCCATGCGCGCATGA
- a CDS encoding ABC transporter permease: protein MSATETIRRGSSRSGLAGLVERFPFLPALIILVALLALNGWFQPNSLGFRAITGLISTYLALMLLAVAQTYVVYAADIDLSVGAILSLVNCVIIVLMEQWGGGGIAVLAACAVGVMTGLACGLLNGFVVAVLRLQAIVATFATSILFTGMALYVLPVAGTPAPDAYWRTYGGRFFEIPFVFYVVAALAVILVAATRTRLVVQMLAVGDDAFKAFQGGLPVTAIRVKGYMLCGLFSALAALCITGDTASGDPLVGGAMTLYSVAAVVLGGTALSGGRGSVLGSVLGALIIGLISSLVFYAGTPSQWQNLVQGLAILIALMLGIMVTRRARA from the coding sequence ATGAGCGCGACCGAGACGATAAGGCGGGGGTCCTCCCGTTCCGGCCTTGCCGGGTTGGTGGAGCGCTTCCCGTTCCTGCCGGCATTGATCATCCTCGTCGCGCTCCTGGCGCTGAACGGCTGGTTCCAGCCGAACAGCCTCGGTTTCCGTGCGATCACCGGACTGATCAGCACCTATCTCGCGCTGATGCTGCTTGCGGTCGCCCAGACCTATGTCGTCTATGCGGCCGATATCGACCTGTCCGTGGGGGCGATCCTCTCGCTCGTCAACTGCGTCATCATTGTTCTCATGGAGCAGTGGGGCGGCGGCGGGATAGCCGTGCTCGCGGCCTGTGCGGTCGGGGTCATGACGGGGCTGGCCTGCGGCCTCCTGAACGGCTTTGTGGTGGCGGTGCTGCGCCTGCAGGCGATCGTCGCCACCTTCGCCACGAGCATTCTCTTCACCGGGATGGCGCTCTATGTGCTGCCGGTGGCCGGCACGCCCGCCCCGGACGCCTACTGGCGGACCTATGGCGGCCGGTTCTTCGAGATCCCCTTCGTCTTCTATGTGGTGGCCGCCCTGGCGGTCATCCTGGTGGCCGCCACCCGCACCAGGCTGGTGGTGCAGATGCTGGCCGTCGGCGACGACGCGTTCAAGGCATTCCAAGGCGGTCTGCCGGTCACGGCGATCCGCGTCAAGGGATATATGCTCTGTGGCCTGTTCTCGGCCTTGGCCGCGCTCTGCATCACCGGCGACACGGCAAGCGGCGATCCGCTGGTGGGCGGCGCGATGACGCTTTATTCGGTCGCCGCCGTCGTACTTGGCGGTACGGCTCTTTCCGGCGGACGCGGCTCGGTCCTGGGGTCGGTGCTCGGGGCGCTGATCATCGGGCTCATCAGCTCCCTCGTCTTCTATGCCGGCACGCCCTCCCAGTGGCAGAATCTGGTCCAAGGGCTCGCGATTCTCATCGCTCTGATGCTGGGCATCATGGTCACGCGGAGGGCGCGGGCATGA